The Taeniopygia guttata chromosome 13, bTaeGut7.mat, whole genome shotgun sequence nucleotide sequence GCAGTGGGGGcgagcagggcaggctggattAACTGCTTGCTCTGTAGCCAGGTCTCCGTGCCGGACCCGTCCCCAGGAGCAACGATGAAGACTGAGCCAGGATTGGGTGAGCAAAACATCTCTGGGCTTTTTGGGAAGGGGCTGCCGAGGGATCAGGAGCATTCTCCTTAAGACTTGTGTGTGTTTGCAGCCCCCAGaacccccagtgccacccccagccccaccagccgCCCACCCTGGGCTGTGGACCCCTCGTTTGCCGAGCGCTACGCCCCGGACAAGACGAGCACGGTGGTGAGCAAGCACAGCCAGCCGGCCACGCCGACCCCCATGCAGAACCGCAGCTCCATCGTGCAGGCAGCCCAGCAAGCCCCCGAGGGGCCCGGCCGCACCCCCCTCTGCTACAAGTGCAACAAGGTCATCAGGTGAGCCCTggctgccaccactgccacaCCAGCGTCCCGGGCCCCGGCGTGGCTGACCTGGCTCTGTCCTGCCACAGGGGACGGTACCTCGTGGCGCTGGGACATTATTACCACCCCGAGGAGTTCATCTGCTGCCAGTGCAGGAAGGTGCTGGATGAGGGCGGCTTCTTTGAGGAGAAAGGCTCCATCTTCTGCCCCAAGTGCTACGACACACGCTACGCACCCAGCTGCGCCAAGTGCAAGAAGAAGATCACTGGGGTGAGTGTCCCTCAGCCTGCCCTCCAtctcctgtccttgtcctcTGCTGTGAgtgcctggctctgtccctTCCCACCTTGGTCCATCTCAGGGGATTCCTTGTCCCTTCCTGCCCTTGGTGGTCCTGCCCCTGGCTGACAGTAGCTCCCCTCCAGGAGGTGATGCATGCACTGAAGATGACCTGGCACGTGCAGTGCTTCACCTGCAACGCCTGCAAAACTCCCATCCGCAACCGAGCCTTCTACATGGAGGAGGGACAGCCCTACTGCGAGAGAGGTAGGAGCCAGGGGCCCCATGTGTCACCTCCTGCGGCCCTGGGGCGCACTGGGACTCAGCAGCTGCGCACAGGGCTGGGGGTAtgagctgccctgctctgcagggctccccctgggctgtggggagcaCAGAGACCCCAATcccacagccctgagccctccACCTGGTTCTCCCTAGCTGCAGGGTAGTGCCATAGCTCCTATGTTGCCATGGCGATGAGGGAGGATGTAAATCAAAGCGAGTGCTGCATCCTGGGAGATGAggttctcctcctccccctggAGCCCTGTGCTGGCTATGCCACCCTGCACCTTTCCCGGGTGTCCAGGGCATTATCTCACCGGGATGGGGGCTGGCAGAGttgtccccaggctgtgcctgtggggtcctggctgagctgcagccctgctcccctggcATGAGCGGCTGTAGTGCATGGAAGTGCTGACCTGGCTCTGCCTTTCCTCACAGACTATGAGAAGATGTTTGGCACCAAGTGCCGTGGCTGTGACTTCAAGATCGATGCTGGGGACCGGTTCCTGGAGGCGCTGGGGTTCAGCTGGCATGACACTTGCTTTGTCTGTGCGGTGAGCAGTGTGCCTCCCTCCCCGACTGTTGCAGGGCCTGTGCCTCTCCCCGACAGTCCTGCTCTGGGTGGGGTACACCCGCAGCACAGGGAACCTGCTGCCACAAGA carries:
- the PDLIM7 gene encoding PDZ and LIM domain protein 7 isoform X4, which translates into the protein MGDMESYKVMLNGPAPWGFRLQGGKDFSMPLSISRLTLGGKAAQAGVGVGDWVLYIDGESTSAMTHIEAQNRIRACGDRLCLTLSRAQTQLGKPQKDSLPCSEPLKYNFAPSTALNKTARPFGAGSPPNPRPGLVTKPVTYAPLAPACTPQHNGQVSVPDPSPGATMKTEPGLAPRTPSATPSPTSRPPWAVDPSFAERYAPDKTSTVVSKHSQPATPTPMQNRSSIVQAAQQAPEGPGRTPLCYKCNKVIRGRYLVALGHYYHPEEFICCQCRKVLDEGGFFEEKGSIFCPKCYDTRYAPSCAKCKKKITGEVMHALKMTWHVQCFTCNACKTPIRNRAFYMEEGQPYCERDYEKMFGTKCRGCDFKIDAGDRFLEALGFSWHDTCFVCAICQTNLEGKTFYSKKDKPLCKSHAFSHV
- the PDLIM7 gene encoding PDZ and LIM domain protein 7 isoform X6; amino-acid sequence: MGDMESYKVMLNGPAPWGFRLQGGKDFSMPLSISRLTLGGKAAQAGVGVGDWVLYIDGESTSAMTHIEAQNRIRACGDRLCLTLSRAQTQLGKPQKVSVPDPSPGATMKTEPGLAPRTPSATPSPTSRPPWAVDPSFAERYAPDKTSTVVSKHSQPATPTPMQNRSSIVQAAQQAPEGPGRTPLCYKCNKVIRGRYLVALGHYYHPEEFICCQCRKVLDEGGFFEEKGSIFCPKCYDTRYAPSCAKCKKKITGEVMHALKMTWHVQCFTCNACKTPIRNRAFYMEEGQPYCERDYEKMFGTKCRGCDFKIDAGDRFLEALGFSWHDTCFVCAICQTNLEGKTFYSKKDKPLCKSHAFSHV
- the PDLIM7 gene encoding PDZ and LIM domain protein 7 isoform X5, which encodes MGDMESYKVMLNGPAPWGFRLQGGKDFSMPLSISRLTLGGKAAQAGVGVGDWVLYIDGESTSAMTHIEAQNRIRACGDRLCLTLSRAQTQLGKPQKVLSLDNQVSVPDPSPGATMKTEPGLAPRTPSATPSPTSRPPWAVDPSFAERYAPDKTSTVVSKHSQPATPTPMQNRSSIVQAAQQAPEGPGRTPLCYKCNKVIRGRYLVALGHYYHPEEFICCQCRKVLDEGGFFEEKGSIFCPKCYDTRYAPSCAKCKKKITGEVMHALKMTWHVQCFTCNACKTPIRNRAFYMEEGQPYCERDYEKMFGTKCRGCDFKIDAGDRFLEALGFSWHDTCFVCAICQTNLEGKTFYSKKDKPLCKSHAFSHV